The following are from one region of the bacterium genome:
- a CDS encoding archease translates to MSYRVLEHTADIRLRVSGRSFAGLLKNAVFALTDQILDARSVRAIQSRKLRVRGSSLEELFVKVLQECLFLFDARGFAVRTLRGMRLEGDVLEGVLRGERFSPRRHGPKSEVKAVTFHGLKVKRRLKLWSAEIVLDV, encoded by the coding sequence TTGAGCTACCGGGTTCTCGAACATACCGCCGACATCCGTCTGCGCGTCTCCGGCCGCTCGTTTGCCGGCCTCCTCAAGAACGCCGTCTTCGCCCTGACGGACCAGATCCTGGACGCGCGCTCCGTGAGGGCGATTCAATCCCGAAAACTGCGCGTCCGAGGGAGTTCCTTGGAAGAGCTTTTCGTGAAGGTCCTGCAGGAATGCCTCTTTCTCTTTGACGCCAGAGGATTCGCCGTCCGGACGCTTCGAGGCATGCGTTTGGAGGGGGACGTTCTGGAGGGGGTGCTTCGCGGGGAAAGGTTCTCGCCGCGGCGGCACGGCCCCAAGTCGGAGGTCAAGGCGGTGACGTTTCACGGGTTGAAGGTGAAGCGTCGGCTTAAGCTTTGGTCCGCTGAGATCGTCTTGGATGTTTAG
- the hrpB gene encoding ATP-dependent helicase HrpB has product MTMKQKLPVDALLPEISQKLLAATSLILQASPGSGKTTRVPPFLLDEPWAKGKEIWVLVPRRLAAKMAALRVAEERSEDVGGTVGYHFRFERVVGPSTRLRFLTEGMFLRLALQDPEIRNVAAVVLDEFHERHLQTDVALGCLKRLQTTIRRDLKIVVMSATLQAEGLARYLEAPVISLETRLYPVSTTYHPMTASQRLDTAVRSAVGSALAASRGDVLVFLPGVGEILRCQETLRAAFRDELKILPLYADLSREAQADVFRPASKPKVILATNVAETSLTIDGVTTVIDSGLHRRASFSWWSGISRLVTRPISKASAIQRAGRAGRTAPGQCLRLYSQSDFDGRPDHEVPEIERSDLAPTLLEVLGLGGSLADFPWFLPPPPEATEAAGLLLRRIEAVGDDGLTPLGRDLTAFSLHPRLGRAILEAKARGVLEEVATLAAWMSEEVTGDLNLFDVLSRKRPYNVNRLRDQILSNSGNGRIATGIKREEEAARCLLTGFPDRVAKKRGVAKGAEADLVFATGGSAVVTRQSAVDQNEFFLVLDVQERGRQGEGKLKVHVHTLCPIRADWLLDLKNDLIREEESLIWDAERAKVYEAARLTYGDLVLSQTQGEPRDPAAASVLLLKEAFGIDAAHPPEVPDLLKLLERHVDPEPVEAFLARLRLLKSGEATPEFLIRSLAGATSLKDLQPAAFQERMEAAVSPSLRGDLDRSVPTHCFLKGRRVKVHYKWDQKPWIASRLQDFFGMTQGPSLMGGRLPLTLHLLAPNQRPVQVTQDLASFWKNAYPQIRKELGRKYPRHAWPEKPQQK; this is encoded by the coding sequence ATGACCATGAAGCAAAAGCTGCCGGTCGACGCGTTGTTGCCCGAGATTTCGCAGAAACTCCTGGCGGCGACTTCGTTGATCCTCCAGGCCTCACCCGGTTCCGGAAAGACGACCCGCGTCCCGCCCTTCCTTCTCGACGAGCCTTGGGCCAAGGGAAAGGAGATTTGGGTCTTGGTGCCCCGGCGCCTCGCGGCCAAGATGGCGGCCCTGCGCGTGGCGGAGGAACGGAGCGAAGACGTCGGCGGGACCGTGGGCTACCACTTCCGGTTTGAAAGGGTCGTCGGTCCGAGCACTCGGCTCAGGTTCCTGACGGAAGGGATGTTCCTGCGGCTCGCGCTCCAAGACCCGGAGATCCGGAACGTCGCCGCCGTCGTGCTGGACGAGTTCCACGAGCGCCATTTGCAGACGGATGTCGCCCTGGGATGCTTGAAGCGCCTGCAGACGACGATACGCAGGGACCTGAAGATCGTCGTCATGTCGGCGACGCTGCAGGCCGAGGGATTGGCCCGGTATCTCGAGGCGCCGGTGATCAGCCTCGAGACGAGGCTTTATCCTGTTTCCACGACCTATCACCCGATGACCGCGTCTCAGCGCCTGGATACCGCCGTCCGATCGGCGGTCGGCTCGGCTTTGGCGGCGTCACGGGGCGACGTGCTCGTTTTCCTTCCGGGTGTGGGCGAAATCTTGAGATGCCAAGAGACCCTTCGTGCGGCCTTCCGCGACGAGTTGAAGATCCTGCCCCTTTACGCGGATCTTTCCCGCGAGGCGCAAGCCGACGTTTTTCGCCCGGCCTCGAAACCGAAGGTGATCTTGGCCACGAACGTGGCCGAGACCTCGCTGACCATCGACGGCGTCACGACGGTCATCGACAGCGGGCTTCACCGCCGCGCGAGTTTTTCCTGGTGGTCCGGAATTTCGCGTCTGGTGACCCGGCCGATCTCCAAGGCCTCGGCGATTCAGCGCGCCGGCCGCGCCGGCCGCACGGCGCCCGGGCAATGCCTGCGTCTGTACTCTCAATCCGATTTTGACGGCCGCCCGGATCATGAGGTCCCCGAGATTGAGAGGTCCGATCTGGCTCCGACCTTGTTGGAGGTCCTGGGTTTGGGCGGTTCCCTGGCCGATTTCCCCTGGTTCCTGCCCCCTCCGCCGGAGGCGACGGAGGCCGCAGGTCTCCTGCTGCGCCGGATCGAAGCCGTCGGGGATGACGGGTTGACCCCGCTGGGGCGCGATTTGACGGCGTTTTCCCTGCACCCCCGTTTGGGGAGGGCCATCCTCGAGGCGAAGGCTCGCGGCGTCTTGGAGGAGGTTGCGACCCTGGCCGCGTGGATGAGCGAGGAGGTGACCGGGGACTTGAATCTCTTTGACGTCCTCTCCCGCAAGAGGCCTTACAACGTGAACCGGCTGCGGGATCAAATCTTGTCAAATTCCGGGAATGGCCGGATCGCGACGGGGATCAAGAGGGAAGAGGAGGCCGCGCGCTGTCTGCTGACGGGGTTTCCCGATCGTGTCGCCAAGAAACGCGGTGTCGCGAAGGGGGCGGAGGCCGACCTGGTCTTTGCGACCGGAGGATCCGCCGTCGTCACGCGCCAATCGGCGGTCGACCAGAACGAGTTTTTTCTCGTTCTGGACGTTCAGGAAAGGGGCCGGCAGGGCGAAGGCAAACTCAAGGTCCACGTGCACACGCTCTGCCCGATCCGGGCCGATTGGCTGTTGGACCTCAAGAATGATTTGATCCGGGAGGAGGAGAGCCTGATCTGGGACGCGGAGCGGGCCAAGGTTTACGAAGCGGCCCGGCTGACCTACGGGGACCTCGTCCTGAGTCAGACCCAAGGCGAGCCCCGCGACCCGGCGGCCGCCTCGGTCCTCCTTCTCAAGGAGGCCTTCGGCATCGATGCGGCTCATCCGCCGGAGGTCCCCGACCTGCTCAAGCTCCTCGAACGCCACGTGGACCCGGAACCGGTCGAGGCCTTTCTCGCTCGGCTCCGTCTTCTGAAGAGCGGGGAGGCGACGCCGGAATTTCTCATCCGGTCGCTCGCCGGGGCGACCTCGCTCAAGGATCTCCAACCCGCCGCGTTTCAGGAGCGGATGGAAGCCGCCGTTTCCCCGTCCCTCAGGGGCGATTTGGACCGCTCCGTGCCCACGCACTGCTTTCTCAAGGGCCGCCGCGTGAAGGTCCATTACAAGTGGGATCAGAAGCCGTGGATCGCCTCGCGCCTCCAGGATTTTTTCGGGATGACGCAGGGTCCGAGCCTCATGGGCGGGAGACTGCCGCTGACCCTGCATCTGCTCGCGCCCAACCAGCGGCCGGTCCAGGTGACGCAAGACCTCGCGAGTTTTTGGAAAAACGCCTATCCCCAGATCCGCAAGGAGTTGGGCCGCAAATACCCAAGGCATGCATGGCCGGAGAAACCGCAGCAGAAGTGA
- a CDS encoding RtcB family protein: MAIPIEKIDDFTWRLRRHGKMRVDGIIYASEKILPSITEDKALDQVKNVATLPGIVRASYAMPDIHWGYGFPIGGVAAFDPSGGVVSPGGVGYDINCGVRLLRTNLTRSDLQGRLRNLIEALFREIPSGVGAHRKDLKMGLSDLKRLLRKGARWAVENGYGEPEDIEHLESQGTIPDAAPEEVSERARERGKDQCGTLGSGNHFVEVDYVEQIFDREAAAAFGLFEGQVVVHIHSGSRGLGYQVCDDFLGVMLAASRRYGIELVDRQLCCAPLASDEARRYLGAMAAAANFAFGNRQVMADSVRRAFARELGRSPRDLGIETVYDVAHNIAKFEEHEVEGKRRSLCVHRKGATRAFPPGHPEIPEAYREVGQPVLIPGDMARYSYVAAGTETAWRETFGSSCHGAGRMMSRMKAKKAARGRRIYEEMERQGIILRSATLDGALEEIPEAYKDVADVMDVVVGAGLCRAVARLKPVGVIKG, encoded by the coding sequence ATGGCCATTCCCATTGAAAAGATAGACGACTTCACGTGGCGTCTTCGCAGGCACGGCAAGATGCGGGTCGACGGCATCATCTACGCATCCGAGAAGATTCTGCCGTCCATCACCGAGGACAAGGCCCTCGACCAGGTGAAGAACGTCGCCACGCTCCCAGGCATCGTCCGCGCCTCATACGCCATGCCGGATATCCACTGGGGCTACGGCTTTCCGATCGGCGGCGTCGCGGCATTCGACCCGAGCGGGGGCGTGGTGAGTCCCGGCGGCGTTGGGTACGACATCAACTGCGGTGTCCGTCTGCTCCGCACGAACCTGACGCGCTCCGATCTGCAAGGCCGTCTTCGGAACCTGATCGAGGCGCTGTTTCGCGAAATCCCGAGCGGCGTCGGCGCGCACCGCAAGGACCTGAAGATGGGCCTGTCCGACCTGAAACGCCTATTGAGAAAAGGCGCGCGCTGGGCGGTCGAGAATGGCTACGGAGAGCCGGAGGATATTGAACATTTGGAATCGCAGGGGACGATTCCGGACGCGGCGCCGGAGGAGGTTTCCGAAAGGGCTCGGGAGCGCGGCAAGGACCAATGCGGGACACTCGGGTCGGGCAATCATTTCGTGGAGGTCGATTATGTCGAGCAAATCTTTGATCGTGAGGCCGCGGCAGCCTTCGGACTCTTTGAGGGCCAAGTCGTGGTTCACATCCACTCGGGGTCCCGGGGGTTGGGATATCAGGTCTGCGATGATTTTCTGGGAGTCATGCTCGCCGCCTCAAGGCGGTACGGCATCGAGCTGGTCGATCGCCAGCTTTGCTGTGCGCCTCTGGCTTCCGACGAGGCTCGCCGCTATTTGGGAGCGATGGCCGCGGCCGCCAATTTCGCTTTCGGTAACCGCCAGGTCATGGCGGATTCCGTCAGGCGCGCCTTTGCCCGGGAGTTGGGAAGATCTCCCCGGGATCTGGGGATCGAAACCGTCTACGACGTCGCCCATAACATCGCGAAGTTTGAAGAGCATGAAGTGGAAGGAAAGAGGCGCAGCCTCTGCGTCCACCGCAAAGGCGCCACCCGCGCCTTCCCGCCGGGCCACCCGGAAATCCCGGAGGCCTACCGTGAGGTCGGCCAGCCGGTCCTGATCCCCGGCGACATGGCCCGCTATTCCTACGTGGCGGCGGGAACGGAGACGGCGTGGCGGGAGACATTCGGCAGCTCCTGCCACGGGGCGGGGCGGATGATGTCGCGGATGAAGGCCAAGAAAGCTGCGCGCGGGCGAAGGATTTATGAGGAGATGGAGAGGCAGGGGATCATTTTGCGCTCCGCGACGCTCGACGGGGCCCTCGAAGAGATCCCCGAAGCCTATAAAGACGTGGCGGACGTGATGGACGTCGTGGTCGGCGCGGGGCTTTGCAGAGCGGTGGCGAGGCTGAAGCCGGTCGGGGTGATCAAGGGGTAG
- a CDS encoding DUF2182 domain-containing protein: MFPGVLARGERGTLLALAALAALSWLAILYQWHAMGCRMCGGMSVACPMCMGTGKAFWLVLPSFLGMWSTMMAAMMIPAVTPMVLLFARFSRTREPEKGESLKWLFISGYFLAWALTGFAAFAAVRLIQTLLAARPALTAYGDLSAAAVLVAAGLYQWSPFKDRCLEHCRSPLEFLAEHWREGPWGALRTGHWHALYCIGCCWGIMLVMFGVGLMNLAWMVALTAVMSAEKMIPRGALVGRLAGVVFVFFGLFFAFRFFAA; this comes from the coding sequence ATGTTTCCGGGAGTCCTCGCGCGCGGCGAAAGAGGGACCTTGCTTGCCTTGGCGGCCCTGGCCGCCCTTTCGTGGCTCGCCATCCTCTATCAATGGCATGCGATGGGTTGCCGGATGTGCGGAGGGATGAGCGTGGCCTGCCCCATGTGCATGGGGACGGGCAAGGCGTTCTGGCTCGTCCTCCCGTCGTTCCTGGGGATGTGGTCCACCATGATGGCGGCGATGATGATCCCCGCGGTCACGCCGATGGTCCTCCTCTTCGCCCGATTCTCCCGCACTCGGGAACCGGAGAAGGGAGAGTCCCTGAAGTGGCTCTTCATCTCGGGATATTTTCTGGCCTGGGCCTTGACGGGGTTCGCCGCCTTCGCCGCCGTCCGGCTGATACAAACGTTGCTCGCCGCCCGCCCCGCGTTGACGGCATACGGAGACCTCTCCGCCGCAGCGGTCCTCGTCGCGGCCGGGCTCTACCAGTGGAGTCCTTTCAAGGACCGATGTCTCGAGCATTGCCGGTCGCCCTTGGAGTTTCTGGCGGAGCATTGGCGGGAAGGACCATGGGGCGCCTTGAGGACCGGTCATTGGCACGCCCTGTACTGCATCGGGTGTTGCTGGGGGATCATGCTCGTGATGTTCGGCGTGGGGCTCATGAACCTCGCCTGGATGGTCGCCCTGACCGCCGTTATGTCGGCGGAAAAAATGATTCCGCGCGGGGCGCTGGTCGGACGTTTGGCGGGCGTCGTCTTTGTCTTCTTCGGCCTTTTTTTTGCGTTTCGCTTCTTCGCCGCCTGA
- a CDS encoding thrombospondin type 3 repeat-containing protein — translation MAVIQFNSFAALFASRTVVSCASAAAAPASPRAPLSSSLLLAASLGLTSILSGCGRTGLLDETAPVPADSGTTDAAPPDAGVDAPPLPVTPVSDLDCDGVLDLVDNCPLSANLNQMDSDGDGIGDVCDNDSVNPDSDGDGVLDGEELWVLGSDHTKADTDGDGLGDGADACPTTAGSSANLGCQPTPPTCHIEAVPHPMTLCDGTFVEGFRILWDAGNAQDSLLREGAAPLTRKRSGQVYVYPMTPTLYALTAESPFGNCQESVMVTP, via the coding sequence GTGGCCGTGATCCAGTTCAATTCCTTCGCCGCCCTCTTCGCCTCCCGGACCGTCGTTTCGTGCGCGTCCGCGGCGGCCGCTCCGGCCAGCCCCCGCGCGCCCCTCTCCTCGTCCCTTCTCCTGGCCGCCTCCCTGGGGCTCACGTCGATCTTAAGCGGCTGCGGGCGGACGGGGCTTTTGGACGAGACCGCCCCCGTCCCCGCGGACTCGGGGACCACCGACGCCGCGCCCCCGGACGCCGGCGTCGACGCACCTCCGTTGCCCGTCACGCCCGTCTCGGACCTGGACTGCGACGGGGTCTTGGACCTCGTCGACAACTGCCCCCTCAGCGCGAACCTGAACCAGATGGATTCCGACGGCGACGGCATCGGCGACGTTTGCGACAACGATTCCGTTAATCCGGATTCGGATGGAGACGGGGTCCTGGACGGCGAGGAGCTGTGGGTCTTGGGTTCCGACCACACCAAGGCGGACACGGACGGAGACGGACTCGGCGACGGGGCGGACGCCTGCCCCACGACGGCGGGGTCTTCCGCAAATCTCGGATGTCAACCGACGCCGCCGACCTGCCACATCGAGGCGGTCCCGCACCCCATGACCCTCTGCGACGGCACCTTCGTGGAAGGATTTCGCATCCTGTGGGACGCCGGCAACGCCCAGGACTCCCTGCTCCGGGAGGGGGCCGCGCCCCTCACCCGCAAGCGCTCCGGGCAGGTCTACGTCTATCCGATGACGCCGACCCTCTACGCCCTGACCGCCGAATCCCCCTTCGGAAACTGCCAGGAGTCCGTCATGGTCACGCCGTGA
- a CDS encoding isoprenylcysteine carboxylmethyltransferase family protein: MKSHRDLLPRVTGAVFFTAYAAYIAVLQRNEIIQAPGPIAIEPLVRRGFVVLIFLLMASSYVLRRPARVRATGFRERVFPFVCAVLPIALNESSALFAPFAGLPSLVTERLADGLLFLGNALSVWGLIYLRRAFSIMAEVRDLVSRGPYRFVRHPIYEGQILATTALWLLSPSWGSTLLLLVFIAAQLARASIEESKLEASLPGYKRYRERTGAYLPRLVGKHPTP, encoded by the coding sequence ATGAAATCCCATCGCGACCTCTTGCCACGCGTCACCGGCGCGGTCTTTTTCACGGCTTATGCCGCCTACATCGCCGTGCTGCAGAGGAATGAAATCATTCAGGCGCCGGGCCCGATCGCCATCGAGCCCCTCGTGCGCCGCGGTTTCGTCGTCCTCATATTTCTTCTCATGGCGTCGAGCTACGTCCTCAGGCGTCCGGCGCGCGTCCGGGCGACGGGATTTCGCGAACGCGTCTTTCCCTTTGTCTGCGCCGTCCTTCCGATCGCGCTCAACGAATCCTCCGCCCTTTTCGCTCCCTTCGCCGGGCTCCCTTCCCTCGTCACGGAGCGGCTGGCGGACGGACTTCTTTTTTTGGGAAACGCCCTCAGCGTCTGGGGTCTGATCTACCTGCGGAGGGCCTTCAGCATCATGGCCGAGGTGAGGGATCTGGTTTCCCGCGGCCCCTATCGATTCGTGCGTCATCCGATCTATGAAGGACAGATCCTCGCGACGACGGCCCTATGGCTCCTGTCTCCGTCCTGGGGGAGCACCCTGCTCCTGCTGGTTTTCATCGCCGCCCAACTCGCCCGCGCCTCCATTGAAGAGTCCAAACTGGAGGCCTCCCTGCCGGGGTACAAACGGTATCGGGAAAGGACGGGGGCCTATCTTCCGAGGCTTGTGGGAAAACACCCTACCCCTTGA
- a CDS encoding DUF1326 domain-containing protein, translated as MPKTPWKMKGHYVKNCNCLATCPCDTIGVPFPDKGCEGMAGMQIREGHFGKVKLDGLRWAAVYRWPGALHEGNGQLQPFVDERAKPEQRDAILQILSGKHGGTYFEILASIITQIYEPQFVPIRFKFDKKGRKALVEIPGFLETVTESLVVPANGKKQRVIVRMPEGFEYREMEVCSAKSLKSTGAIPFEYQNTHSSLADVVHTHKGLVA; from the coding sequence ATGCCCAAGACGCCCTGGAAGATGAAGGGACACTACGTCAAGAACTGCAATTGCCTCGCCACCTGCCCGTGCGACACGATCGGGGTGCCGTTTCCCGACAAGGGCTGCGAGGGGATGGCCGGAATGCAGATCCGGGAAGGGCATTTCGGGAAGGTGAAGCTGGATGGCTTGCGATGGGCGGCGGTGTACCGCTGGCCGGGCGCTCTCCACGAAGGGAACGGCCAACTGCAGCCGTTCGTCGACGAGCGTGCGAAGCCGGAGCAGCGCGACGCGATCCTCCAGATTCTTTCGGGAAAGCACGGGGGGACCTATTTCGAGATCCTGGCCTCGATCATCACGCAGATCTATGAGCCCCAGTTCGTCCCGATCCGTTTCAAGTTCGACAAGAAGGGCCGCAAGGCCCTGGTCGAGATCCCCGGTTTCCTCGAGACCGTCACGGAGTCCTTGGTCGTCCCCGCCAACGGAAAGAAGCAGCGGGTCATCGTCCGGATGCCCGAGGGATTCGAGTACCGGGAGATGGAGGTCTGCTCCGCAAAATCCCTGAAATCGACGGGGGCGATCCCGTTCGAATATCAGAACACCCACAGCTCGCTCGCCGACGTCGTGCACACCCACAAGGGTCTGGTCGCTTAA
- a CDS encoding PBP1A family penicillin-binding protein: protein MSKKKSPKHKSGWRWLFPVLVIGAAALGLHLLVLDREIRDKFESHRWNLPSRVYAAPTALYPGLAMSPGDFEAKLARVSYKKMTSDPREVGEYAVTKTGFKVYLRNFTYPTEDFPGLPVEIGFAGGKVSSMKRLDTGDDLKTARIEPELIASIFDDKMEDRTVVALDAIPEACVDAVVAVEDERFYGHHGVDPIAVVRAIVTDVLHLGARQGGSTLTQQLVKNFFLTSEKTITRKLNEMLMAALLELRYSKDEILEAYFNEIYFGQKGPVSVTGVEEAAKFYFGKGVSHLTTAECATLAGSIRLPGEYSPHRNMEKAIDRRNLVLRMMRDQKKISEEDYQSARKEKITLPRANPRVFGAPYFIDFVRAELKENYPEDVLKSEGMRIFTTLDPEAQDAAEAAVKRRLEEIETARPKIKKLKEEGENLEAALIAVQPQTGAVRAFVGGRDYESSQFDRIRDARRQPGSAFKPFVYAAALRTGEEGVEPPWTLASSVDDTAFSVKVGGKPWSPDNYDKKEHGLVTLREALEQSYNIATVKIAMSVGLEKVIDLAREAGIESELKPYPSLALGAFEVTPLELVRAYTVFPNQGTRTEPLAIMNVVTRDGVVLEKKGFKMRKVLSPDVAYLMNSVLKGVVDRGTAAGARRMGFTGLAAGKTGTTSDYKDSWFVGYTPDLLALAWVGFDDNTATGLSGASGALPIWTDFMKAAGSSGASKEDFPGTENILLVKVDKSGHLYRDVCGEPFEEAFLKNTIPTTKCQESDGHDE from the coding sequence TTGAGTAAAAAGAAATCTCCCAAACACAAATCCGGATGGCGCTGGCTTTTTCCGGTCCTTGTGATCGGGGCGGCGGCGTTGGGCCTTCACCTCCTCGTCCTCGATCGCGAAATCCGGGACAAGTTCGAGTCGCACCGGTGGAATCTTCCGTCCCGGGTCTACGCGGCGCCCACGGCGCTTTACCCCGGGCTTGCGATGTCTCCGGGGGATTTTGAGGCAAAACTCGCGCGCGTTTCCTATAAGAAGATGACGTCGGATCCCCGGGAGGTCGGGGAATACGCGGTGACCAAGACGGGTTTCAAAGTCTATCTCCGCAACTTCACCTATCCCACGGAGGATTTTCCCGGACTGCCCGTCGAGATCGGCTTCGCCGGCGGCAAGGTTTCTTCCATGAAGAGACTGGACACCGGCGACGATCTCAAGACCGCCAGGATCGAGCCGGAGCTGATCGCCTCGATTTTCGACGACAAGATGGAGGACCGCACCGTGGTGGCGCTCGACGCGATCCCGGAGGCCTGCGTCGATGCCGTCGTCGCCGTGGAGGACGAACGCTTCTATGGCCACCACGGCGTGGATCCCATCGCCGTGGTCCGCGCGATCGTGACCGACGTCCTCCACTTGGGGGCCAGGCAGGGCGGAAGCACTCTGACCCAGCAGCTCGTGAAGAATTTTTTTCTGACGTCCGAGAAGACGATCACCCGCAAGTTGAACGAGATGCTCATGGCCGCTCTCCTGGAGCTGCGTTATTCCAAGGACGAGATCCTGGAGGCCTACTTCAACGAGATCTATTTCGGGCAGAAGGGCCCGGTGTCGGTGACCGGCGTCGAGGAGGCCGCCAAGTTCTACTTCGGCAAGGGCGTTTCGCACCTCACCACGGCCGAGTGCGCCACGCTCGCCGGCTCGATCCGGCTCCCCGGCGAATACTCGCCTCACCGGAACATGGAAAAGGCGATCGACCGCCGGAACCTCGTCCTCCGCATGATGAGGGATCAGAAAAAGATTTCGGAGGAGGACTACCAATCGGCGCGGAAGGAGAAGATCACGCTGCCGCGCGCCAACCCGCGCGTTTTCGGAGCGCCGTACTTCATCGACTTCGTGCGCGCGGAGCTGAAGGAGAATTATCCGGAGGACGTGCTCAAGTCCGAGGGGATGCGCATTTTTACGACGCTCGACCCGGAGGCCCAGGACGCCGCGGAGGCGGCCGTGAAGAGGCGCCTCGAGGAGATCGAGACGGCGCGCCCCAAGATCAAGAAGCTCAAGGAGGAGGGGGAGAACCTCGAGGCGGCGCTGATCGCGGTTCAACCGCAAACCGGCGCTGTCCGCGCCTTTGTGGGCGGCCGGGACTACGAAAGCTCGCAATTCGACCGCATCCGCGACGCCCGGCGCCAGCCGGGCTCGGCGTTTAAGCCTTTCGTCTACGCGGCCGCGCTGCGGACCGGCGAGGAGGGTGTCGAGCCGCCTTGGACCCTGGCTTCCTCCGTCGACGATACCGCGTTCTCCGTGAAGGTCGGCGGCAAGCCGTGGAGCCCGGACAACTACGACAAGAAGGAGCACGGCTTGGTCACGCTCCGCGAGGCGCTGGAGCAGAGCTACAACATCGCGACGGTGAAAATCGCGATGAGCGTCGGCCTGGAGAAAGTGATCGATCTCGCCCGCGAGGCGGGGATCGAAAGCGAGCTCAAACCCTATCCGTCGCTTGCTTTGGGCGCGTTCGAGGTGACGCCGCTCGAGCTCGTCCGCGCCTACACGGTCTTTCCCAACCAGGGCACACGCACCGAGCCTCTCGCGATCATGAATGTCGTCACGCGCGACGGCGTCGTTTTGGAAAAGAAGGGATTCAAGATGAGGAAGGTCCTGTCGCCGGACGTGGCTTATCTGATGAACAGCGTGCTCAAGGGGGTTGTCGACCGGGGCACCGCCGCGGGCGCACGCCGGATGGGTTTCACGGGTCTGGCCGCCGGAAAGACGGGGACGACGTCGGATTACAAGGACAGCTGGTTCGTGGGCTACACGCCGGACCTCCTGGCTCTCGCGTGGGTGGGGTTCGACGACAACACGGCGACCGGACTTTCGGGCGCCTCCGGGGCTCTCCCCATCTGGACGGATTTCATGAAGGCCGCGGGTTCCTCGGGCGCCTCCAAGGAGGACTTTCCCGGCACGGAGAACATTTTGCTGGTCAAGGTGGATAAGTCGGGCCATCTTTACCGCGACGTTTGCGGGGAGCCTTTCGAGGAGGCCTTTTTGAAAAACACGATCCCCACGACGAAATGCCAAGAGAGCGACGGTCACGACGAATGA
- a CDS encoding tetratricopeptide repeat protein encodes MKWLSVFLIVLSLGALGCAGKREPGRAKPPADSRQAPVGADEDELTPQRAASNALIDDGEKTFAQGRYDAAADLFQQAVTVDPTNGAAYYHLALAKVRSGEYGEAEGLIEKADQLLGGKAEWAERLEELKRDFDKNKSSKDF; translated from the coding sequence ATGAAATGGTTGTCGGTATTCCTGATCGTCCTTTCCCTGGGCGCCCTCGGCTGCGCCGGCAAGCGGGAACCCGGGCGCGCGAAACCGCCGGCAGACTCGCGGCAGGCCCCGGTCGGCGCCGACGAGGACGAACTCACCCCCCAGCGCGCGGCCTCGAACGCGCTGATCGACGACGGCGAGAAGACATTCGCCCAGGGCCGGTACGATGCGGCGGCCGATCTTTTCCAGCAGGCGGTCACCGTCGACCCAACGAACGGAGCCGCCTACTACCATCTGGCCCTCGCCAAGGTGAGGAGCGGCGAGTACGGTGAGGCCGAGGGTCTGATCGAAAAGGCCGACCAGCTTCTGGGCGGCAAGGCCGAGTGGGCCGAGAGGCTGGAAGAATTGAAGCGCGACTTCGACAAGAACAAGTCCTCGAAGGATTTTTGA